Below is a genomic region from Cellulomonas sp. P24.
AGGGACCCGACCGCCGCCGGAGCACGAAGACCCGCGAGCCGGGCGGCCACGGGCCGATCCGCCTCGCAGAGCTCGGTGATGGCCATGGTCCCCGTCACCCGCCGCGATCCGGTCAGTGCCCGCCGGAGGCGGCCTGACGCGCCAGGGTGTTCGCGCCACCCTGGCCGTAGCCGAGGACCTGGAGGACCTTCCCGGCGAGGCCACCGGCGACCATCACGACGATCCCGACCCAGAAGAGCCAGACGGTCGAGAAGACGACGGCCAGGGCCGACACGAGCCCGCCGAGCACCACGACGATCGTGGTCGTCCACGCCGCGACGGTGTGCCCGTGGTTGCTCGGAGGTGCGCTCGGGGGGAGCCAGGCGGTGGTGCCCGTCGACTCGGCGTTCTCCGTGGACTGCTCGGCCATCTGCCAGTGCCTTTCGCTCGGTTCAGGTGCACCTTATCCGATGGGCCTGCGCCCCTCGTCGATCAGGTCGGGTCGTCGCCGCGGGTCAGGGCGTCCCAGGCACTGTGGTCGTCGTCCGGCACGGTGGTGGTCCGCACGTCATGGCGTGACGAGGTCGACCAGGCGCCGGAGACGCGCGCGACGAAGGCCCCGACCACCACGACCGCCACCCCGACCACGGCCGCGACGTACGGGAACGCGGTGAGCCGCACCGGACCTGACAGGGCACCCGCACCGGTCTGCTCGGCCGCGACGGCGGTCGCGACCGGAACCGGGTCCGCGATCACACCGAGCGCCGTCGCCGTCACGAGGATCCCGGCGGCGACCACGACAGCCACGACGACCCACCGCCCCACGCGACCGACCAGCGAGAGCGCACCGCCGGCGGCGAGCAGCACCAGAGCCGCGGCACCGATCGCCGTCGACGCCCGCGTGCCCGAGATCGCGATCGCGACGTGCGCGTCCAGCGCCGTCGAGCCCTCGGTCCGCACCCAGGCCGGTGCCGCGGCGGCGAACACGATCCCTGCGGTGAGGAGCACGACGAGGATCGCACGTCCCCTGCTCACGGGTCGGCGGCCACGCGCCTCGGTCACGTCGCTCATCGGAGGGCCTGGCGCAACCGGCTCGCGACCTGCACCGCACGCACCGCCGCGGCCGCCTTGTTCCGGGACTCCAGGTACTCGGCCTCCGGCACGGAGTCCGCGACGATGCCACCACCCGCCTGGACGCTGGCCCGGCCGTCGCGGATGAGCGCCGTCCGGATCGCGATCGCCATGTCCATGTCCCCGGCGAAGTCGAAGTACCCCACCGTGCCGCCGTAGATCCCGCGCCGCGCCGGTTCGAGCTCATCGATGAGCGCCACCGCGCGCGGCTTCGGCGCACCGGAGAGCGTCCCGGCCGGGAAGGTCGCGGCGAGGACACCGAGCGCCGTCGCACCCTCACGCATGTGCCCGACGACGGTCGAGCAGATGTGCATGATGTGGCTGAAGCGGCGCACCTCCATGAAGTCCACCACCTCGACGCTCGCGGGCTCGCA
It encodes:
- a CDS encoding HGxxPAAW family protein, translating into MAEQSTENAESTGTTAWLPPSAPPSNHGHTVAAWTTTIVVVLGGLVSALAVVFSTVWLFWVGIVVMVAGGLAGKVLQVLGYGQGGANTLARQAASGGH
- a CDS encoding Trp biosynthesis-associated membrane protein; translation: MSDVTEARGRRPVSRGRAILVVLLTAGIVFAAAAPAWVRTEGSTALDAHVAIAISGTRASTAIGAAALVLLAAGGALSLVGRVGRWVVVAVVVAAGILVTATALGVIADPVPVATAVAAEQTGAGALSGPVRLTAFPYVAAVVGVAVVVVGAFVARVSGAWSTSSRHDVRTTTVPDDDHSAWDALTRGDDPT